In Actinoplanes sp. NBC_00393, a single genomic region encodes these proteins:
- a CDS encoding GGDEF domain-containing protein, whose amino-acid sequence MKLTTPRPARLITRACLGLFAVAAAWFAVNLIHPAGPPVLLWLTIPFYGPLVAAVFWLTARNPALPAPTRRFWRHLSAVPLLIGAGQTAQAVDVLVHPGARASYTGPLMLIFDGVGLLVLSYALSRLPVGGEQRGALARVVLDAGSVALAAAVFIWHFGTRPALAAGISPPVITSLILAVLAIMAVFALAKAVLADFSAIDGRGLRLLAVGVLVGALAPMLQPVLAGVDERLYIAQVHLPAVFCLAALSAQAQWRSQAAARGARKRRRSYSLLPHLAVVAVDGLLLWEAWTGGDDLAVVATCAVALTAVVTSRQISALRDNNRLLAQVNHAASHDALTGLANRALFQQRLTESLAAPHAGPVTVALLDLDGFKQVNDTFGHEAGDALLTTVGEVLRDCVRPGDTAARLGGDEFVLVLPDTGQDEAARMAETIGAALRRDALRVRASIGLACGVAGEDPDELLRRADAAMYAAKKISGTAYQHAA is encoded by the coding sequence ATGAAACTGACGACACCGCGCCCCGCCCGGTTGATCACGCGCGCCTGCCTCGGCCTGTTCGCCGTGGCCGCGGCGTGGTTCGCGGTCAACCTGATCCATCCGGCCGGGCCGCCGGTCCTGCTGTGGCTGACCATCCCGTTCTACGGGCCGCTGGTCGCTGCGGTCTTCTGGCTCACCGCCCGCAATCCGGCGCTGCCGGCACCGACCCGGCGGTTCTGGCGGCATCTGTCCGCCGTGCCGCTGCTGATCGGCGCCGGTCAGACCGCGCAGGCGGTGGACGTCCTGGTTCATCCGGGTGCGCGGGCCTCGTACACCGGGCCGTTGATGTTGATCTTCGATGGTGTCGGCCTGCTGGTGCTCAGCTATGCGCTCAGCCGGCTGCCGGTCGGCGGCGAACAGCGCGGCGCGCTGGCCCGGGTGGTTCTGGATGCGGGCAGCGTGGCGCTGGCCGCGGCCGTGTTCATCTGGCATTTCGGCACCCGGCCGGCGCTCGCCGCCGGGATCAGCCCACCGGTGATCACCTCGCTGATCCTCGCGGTGCTGGCCATCATGGCGGTGTTCGCGCTGGCCAAGGCGGTGCTGGCGGACTTTTCGGCGATCGACGGCCGGGGTCTGCGCCTGCTCGCGGTCGGCGTGCTCGTCGGCGCGCTCGCCCCGATGCTGCAGCCCGTGCTGGCCGGCGTCGACGAGCGGCTCTACATCGCCCAGGTGCACCTGCCCGCCGTCTTCTGCCTGGCGGCGCTGTCGGCCCAGGCGCAGTGGCGGAGCCAGGCGGCGGCCCGCGGGGCCCGCAAGCGGCGGCGCTCGTACAGTCTGCTGCCGCATCTGGCGGTGGTGGCGGTCGACGGGCTGCTGCTGTGGGAGGCCTGGACCGGCGGCGACGACCTCGCGGTCGTGGCGACCTGCGCGGTGGCGCTCACCGCGGTGGTGACGAGCCGGCAGATCTCGGCGCTGCGCGACAACAACCGGCTGCTCGCCCAGGTGAACCACGCGGCCTCGCACGACGCGCTGACCGGCCTGGCCAACCGGGCGCTGTTCCAGCAGCGCCTCACCGAGTCGCTGGCCGCGCCGCACGCCGGCCCGGTGACCGTGGCGCTGCTCGATCTGGACGGGTTCAAGCAGGTCAACGACACGTTCGGGCACGAGGCCGGTGACGCGCTGCTGACCACGGTCGGTGAGGTGCTGCGCGACTGCGTCCGGCCCGGGGACACCGCGGCCCGGCTCGGCGGGGACGAGTTCGTGCTGGTCCTGCCGGACACCGGGCAGGACGAGGCAGCCCGGATGGCCGAGACGATCGGCGCGGCGTTGCGGCGGGACGCGCTGCGTGTCCGCGCCAGCATCGGGCTCGCCTGCGGCGTCGCCGGCGAGGATCCGGACGAGCTGCTGCGGAGGGCGGACGCAGCGATGTACGCGGCGAAGAAGATCTCGGGTACGGCGTACCAGCACGCCGCCTGA